In Sphingomonas sp. G-3-2-10, a single window of DNA contains:
- a CDS encoding DUF952 domain-containing protein, with amino-acid sequence METTAYKILSDSEMEALEHDGVFAGAPVDLADGYVHLSTCTQLQGTVDKHFAGRQDLWIAAVDLDALGDAVKWEVSRGGELFPHLYAPLPLSAITAYSPIHREEDGTVRLPVTG; translated from the coding sequence ATGGAAACCACCGCCTATAAAATCCTGAGCGATTCCGAGATGGAGGCACTGGAGCATGACGGCGTGTTCGCCGGCGCGCCGGTCGATCTGGCCGATGGCTATGTCCATCTTTCGACCTGCACCCAGCTTCAGGGGACGGTCGACAAGCATTTCGCGGGCCGGCAGGATCTGTGGATCGCGGCGGTCGATCTCGACGCGCTGGGCGATGCGGTGAAGTGGGAAGTGTCGCGCGGCGGCGAATTGTTCCCCCACCTCTATGCTCCGCTGCCGCTGTCGGCGATCACGGCCTATTCGCCGATCCATCGCGAGGAAGACGGCACGGTTCGGCTGCCGGTTACGGGCTGA
- the gyrA gene encoding DNA gyrase subunit A translates to MTDETVLADPSDITPISIVDEMKTSYLDYAMSVIVARALPDVRDGLKPVHRRILHAAQEGGYLSNRPYRKSARLVGDVMGKYHPHGDSSIYMAMARMAQDWSMRVPLIDGQGNFGSMDPDMPAAMRYTEARLAKVATYLIEDIDKDTVDFIPNYDGSESEPAVLPARFPNLLVNGAGGIAVGMATNIPPHNLGEVIDACLAYIANGGITIEELMEIVPGPDFPTGAIILGRSGCRNAYQSGRGSILVRCRYVTEQRGERRSIVLTEIPFQQGKNALVEKIAEAAKDKRIEGISDIRDESSREGVRIVIDLKRDATPDVVLNQLWRNTPAQQSFPANMLAIRGGRPELLNLRDIIEAFVKFREEVITRRSKFELAKARDRAHILLGLVVAVTNLDEVVRIIRGSPSPVVARERLLAREWPIEEIAGYIQLVEATETAITGDTYRLSDIQVRAILDLRLHRLTALGRDEIGEELAKLAEVIAELLEILGNRARLYEVMVEELTQVRDLYATPRKTEIAGAVDGIEDEDLIEREDMVVTVTMEGYIKRTPLETFRAQRRGGKGRAGMATKDEDVITNLFVTSTHTPVLFFSNHGKVYRMKVWKLPEGGPATRGRPMINLLPLAAGEVISTVLPLPENEDEWGALHVMFATAKGNVRRNSMDAFANIRTSGKIAMKFEEGSDDRLIGVSLLTEDDDVLLATRQGKAIRFSATDVREFQSRDSTGVRGARLADEDEVISLSVLRAFDATTEERDAYLKAAPWKDGEREITLSPERMAEFTAAEEFILTICANGYGKRSSAFEYRKTNRGGQGITNIDNLKRNGPVVASFPAHNGEQLMLVTDQAKLIRMSVGDTRVIGRNSSGVRLFNVADNEHVVSAARIEESEDEAEADLSDGPVAGEPTPDANTGDDLAEGEA, encoded by the coding sequence TTGACCGACGAGACCGTCCTCGCGGACCCCTCCGACATTACCCCGATCTCCATCGTCGACGAGATGAAGACCTCGTACCTCGATTACGCGATGAGCGTGATCGTGGCGCGCGCGCTGCCCGACGTTCGTGACGGCCTGAAACCGGTCCATCGCCGCATCCTGCATGCGGCGCAGGAGGGCGGTTATCTTTCGAATCGCCCCTATCGCAAGTCTGCCCGACTGGTCGGTGACGTGATGGGTAAATACCATCCGCACGGCGACAGCTCGATCTACATGGCGATGGCGCGCATGGCGCAGGACTGGTCGATGCGCGTGCCGCTGATCGACGGTCAGGGCAATTTCGGATCGATGGACCCGGATATGCCGGCGGCCATGCGCTACACCGAAGCGCGCCTCGCCAAGGTCGCGACCTATCTGATCGAGGATATCGACAAGGATACGGTCGATTTCATCCCGAACTATGACGGTTCGGAGAGTGAGCCCGCAGTGCTGCCCGCGCGCTTCCCCAATCTGCTGGTCAACGGCGCCGGCGGCATCGCGGTCGGCATGGCGACCAACATCCCGCCGCATAACCTTGGCGAAGTGATCGACGCCTGCCTCGCGTACATCGCCAATGGCGGGATCACGATCGAGGAACTGATGGAAATCGTCCCCGGTCCGGATTTCCCGACCGGCGCGATCATTCTGGGCCGTTCGGGCTGCCGCAACGCCTATCAGAGCGGGCGCGGATCGATCCTCGTTCGCTGCCGCTACGTCACCGAGCAGCGCGGCGAGCGCCGCTCGATCGTGCTGACCGAGATTCCGTTTCAGCAGGGCAAGAATGCACTGGTCGAAAAGATCGCCGAAGCCGCCAAGGACAAGCGGATCGAAGGCATCAGCGACATTCGCGACGAATCGAGCCGCGAAGGCGTGCGCATCGTCATCGACCTGAAGCGCGACGCCACGCCCGACGTGGTGCTCAATCAGCTGTGGCGGAACACCCCGGCGCAGCAGAGCTTCCCGGCGAACATGCTCGCAATCCGCGGCGGCCGCCCCGAACTGCTCAACCTGCGCGACATCATCGAGGCCTTCGTCAAGTTCCGCGAAGAGGTCATAACCCGCCGCTCGAAGTTCGAGCTGGCCAAGGCGCGCGACCGTGCGCACATCTTGCTGGGCCTCGTCGTCGCCGTCACCAATCTCGACGAAGTGGTGCGGATCATCCGCGGTTCGCCGAGCCCGGTCGTCGCCCGCGAACGGCTGCTCGCCCGCGAATGGCCGATCGAAGAGATCGCCGGCTATATCCAGCTGGTCGAGGCGACCGAAACCGCAATCACCGGCGACACCTATCGCCTGTCCGACATCCAGGTCCGCGCGATCCTCGACCTGCGCCTGCACCGCCTCACGGCGCTGGGCCGCGACGAGATCGGCGAGGAACTGGCCAAGCTGGCCGAAGTGATCGCCGAACTGCTCGAGATCCTCGGCAACCGAGCGCGCCTGTACGAAGTGATGGTCGAGGAACTGACGCAGGTCCGCGACCTCTATGCCACCCCGCGCAAGACCGAGATCGCGGGCGCTGTCGACGGGATCGAGGACGAAGACCTGATCGAGCGCGAGGACATGGTCGTCACCGTGACGATGGAAGGCTATATCAAGCGCACTCCGCTCGAAACTTTCCGCGCCCAGCGCCGTGGCGGCAAGGGCCGCGCGGGCATGGCGACCAAGGACGAGGACGTCATCACCAACCTGTTCGTCACCTCGACGCACACGCCGGTGCTGTTCTTCTCGAACCACGGCAAGGTCTATCGCATGAAGGTGTGGAAGCTGCCCGAGGGCGGACCCGCCACTCGCGGACGGCCGATGATCAACCTGCTGCCGCTGGCGGCGGGCGAAGTCATCTCGACCGTGCTGCCGTTGCCCGAGAACGAGGACGAGTGGGGCGCGCTCCACGTCATGTTCGCCACGGCCAAGGGCAATGTCCGCCGCAACTCGATGGACGCGTTCGCGAACATCCGCACCAGCGGCAAGATCGCGATGAAGTTCGAGGAAGGTTCGGACGACCGGCTGATCGGCGTGTCGCTGCTGACCGAGGACGACGACGTGCTGCTCGCCACCCGTCAGGGCAAGGCGATCCGCTTCTCGGCGACCGACGTGCGCGAGTTCCAGAGCCGCGATTCGACCGGCGTGCGCGGTGCGCGGCTGGCCGATGAGGACGAAGTCATCTCGCTGTCGGTGCTGCGTGCGTTCGACGCCACCACCGAAGAGCGCGATGCCTATCTCAAGGCCGCGCCGTGGAAGGATGGCGAGCGCGAGATCACCCTCAGCCCCGAGCGGATGGCCGAATTCACCGCGGCGGAGGAGTTCATCCTCACCATCTGCGCCAACGGCTATGGCAAGCGTTCCTCGGCCTTCGAGTATCGCAAGACCAATCGCGGCGGCCAAGGCATCACCAATATCGACAACCTCAAGCGCAACGGCCCGGTGGTCGCCAGCTTCCCGGCGCATAATGGCGAACAGCTGATGCTGGTCACCGATCAGGCGAAGCTGATCCGCATGAGCGTGGGCGACACGCGCGTGATCGGCCGCAACTCGTCTGGCGTGCGTCTGTTCAACGTGGCCGACAACGAGCATGTCGTCTCGGCCGCGCGGATCGAGGAAAGCGAAGACGAAGCCGAAGCGGATTTGAGCGACGGCCCCGTCGCGGGCGAACCGACGCCGGATGCGAACACCGGCGACGATCTGGCCGAAGGCGAGGCCTGA
- a CDS encoding LysE family translocator, protein MSDTLFALTIFALASSITPGPNNLMLMASGTNFGFRRTLPHLMGVSIGFVAMIVLVGVGLAQLFAAYPLAHQVLRIVSIAYLLWLAWRIATAPPPAAREGKEAKPLSFVQAALFQWVNPKAWTMALTALSAYMPPTDPRIGLLIVAGVFGLVNLPSVGLWTLLGVQMRRFLGNAGRLRAFNLTMAGLLVASLYPTVVSP, encoded by the coding sequence ATGTCCGACACACTTTTCGCGCTCACCATCTTCGCGCTTGCCTCGTCGATCACGCCGGGGCCGAACAATCTGATGCTGATGGCGTCGGGCACCAATTTCGGGTTCCGCCGCACGCTGCCCCATCTGATGGGAGTCTCGATCGGCTTCGTGGCGATGATCGTACTGGTCGGGGTGGGGCTGGCGCAGCTCTTCGCGGCCTATCCGCTCGCGCATCAGGTGCTGCGGATCGTCAGCATCGCCTATCTGCTGTGGCTGGCCTGGCGGATCGCTACCGCCCCGCCGCCGGCCGCGCGCGAAGGCAAGGAAGCGAAGCCGCTCAGCTTCGTCCAGGCCGCGCTGTTCCAGTGGGTCAATCCCAAGGCGTGGACGATGGCGCTGACGGCGCTGTCGGCCTACATGCCGCCCACCGACCCGCGCATCGGCCTGCTGATCGTCGCGGGGGTGTTCGGGCTGGTGAACCTGCCCTCGGTCGGCCTGTGGACGCTGCTGGGCGTGCAGATGCGCCGCTTCCTCGGCAATGCCGGGCGGCTGCGCGCGTTCAACCTGACGATGGCGGGGCTGCTGGTCGCTTCGCTCTATCCGACGGTGGTCAGCCCGTAA
- a CDS encoding DUF488 domain-containing protein, with amino-acid sequence MTRIFTIGYEQTTMAEFLAALKAAGVEQVIDVRAVPLSRRPGFSKNILAASLKDAGIGYVHLRDLGTPKVGRDAAKKGDVATLEAVYETQLGLPEAQVQAAQMRELAREKPSALLCYERDPAHCHRTLLLAAEGEGMDIVDLYA; translated from the coding sequence ATGACCCGGATTTTCACCATCGGCTATGAGCAGACGACGATGGCCGAGTTCCTCGCCGCGCTGAAGGCGGCGGGCGTCGAGCAGGTGATCGACGTGCGCGCGGTGCCGCTGTCGCGCCGGCCCGGCTTCTCGAAGAACATCCTCGCCGCCAGTCTGAAGGACGCAGGGATCGGCTATGTCCATCTCCGCGATCTGGGCACGCCAAAGGTCGGCCGCGACGCCGCCAAGAAGGGCGATGTCGCGACGCTGGAGGCGGTGTACGAAACCCAGCTTGGGCTTCCCGAGGCGCAGGTGCAGGCGGCACAGATGCGCGAACTGGCGCGCGAGAAGCCGTCGGCCCTGCTCTGTTACGAGCGCGATCCCGCGCATTGCCATCGGACCCTGTTGCTGGCGGCGGAGGGCGAGGGGATGGACATCGTCGATCTCTACGCGTGA
- a CDS encoding Lrp/AsnC family transcriptional regulator: MQDFDAIDRRILRELSDNARITNSALADRVGLSPSACLRRVNELERIGVIRGYRAVLDRAAMGIGFTAYVAVGLSRHTKDQQLGFEASIATAPEVRECHNVTGAIEYLLRVEAADLEAYKRFHTDVLGALPQVSTITSYIVMGSPKDERA; this comes from the coding sequence ATGCAGGATTTCGACGCTATCGACCGCAGGATATTGCGCGAACTCAGCGACAATGCGCGGATCACCAACAGCGCGCTGGCGGATCGAGTCGGCTTGTCTCCCTCGGCCTGCCTGCGCCGGGTGAACGAGCTCGAGCGGATCGGGGTGATCCGCGGCTATCGCGCGGTGCTCGATCGCGCGGCGATGGGTATCGGCTTCACCGCCTATGTCGCGGTCGGCCTGTCGCGCCACACCAAGGATCAGCAACTCGGCTTCGAAGCCAGCATCGCGACCGCGCCCGAAGTTCGCGAATGCCACAACGTCACCGGCGCGATCGAATATCTGCTGCGGGTCGAAGCCGCCGATCTGGAAGCCTATAAGCGTTTCCACACCGATGTGCTGGGCGCCCTGCCCCAAGTCTCGACCATCACCTCCTATATCGTGATGGGCTCACCCAAGGACGAGCGCGCCTGA